In Chengkuizengella sediminis, one DNA window encodes the following:
- a CDS encoding ABC-F family ATP-binding cassette domain-containing protein: MISASNISLRYGKRALFEDVNIKFTPGNCYGLIGANGAGKSTFLKIMSGEIESNKGTINITPGERVAVLKQNHYEYDEFEVLKTVIMGHSILYKIMEEKDAIYAKPDFSDEDGMRAAELEGEFAELDGWQAEADAGELLIGLGISKDLHDLKMSELSGNNKVRVLLAQALFGNPNILLLDEPTNHLNLESIQWLENFLAKFDGTVIVVSHDRHFLNQVCTHIADIDFGKIQLYVGNYDFWYESSQLALKLMQEKNKKTEEKRKELEAFIARFSANASKSKQATSRGKQLEKLKLEDIRPSNRKYPFINFKSEREAGKQLLFIEDLTVSQESDLILNKMNLVVNKGDKIAFVGPNGIPKTTLFKTLMGEMEPTDGSYTWGVTTSQAYFPKDNSEYFDVDLNLVDWLRQYSKDQDESFIRGFLGRMLFSGEEALKKCNVLSGGEKVRCMLSKMMLSAANVLILDEPTNHLDLESITALNNGLVQFDGTMLFVSHDHQFIQTIANRIVEITPNGLIDKQMSYDEYLESSEVQGLREKMYSVTTG, translated from the coding sequence ATGATTTCAGCAAGTAATATATCACTTCGATATGGTAAACGAGCTTTGTTTGAAGATGTGAACATAAAGTTTACTCCAGGAAATTGTTATGGTTTGATCGGTGCCAATGGAGCTGGGAAATCTACATTTTTAAAAATAATGTCTGGAGAAATTGAATCAAATAAAGGAACAATCAATATCACACCTGGTGAACGTGTGGCGGTTTTAAAACAAAATCACTATGAATATGACGAGTTTGAAGTGTTAAAAACAGTGATCATGGGTCATAGTATTTTGTATAAGATTATGGAAGAAAAGGATGCTATTTATGCTAAACCTGATTTTTCTGATGAGGATGGCATGCGTGCAGCCGAGCTTGAAGGTGAGTTTGCAGAATTAGATGGGTGGCAAGCTGAAGCTGATGCTGGAGAGTTGTTGATTGGACTCGGTATTTCAAAAGATCTCCATGATCTTAAAATGTCTGAACTAAGTGGTAATAATAAAGTACGTGTTTTATTAGCACAAGCGTTGTTCGGTAACCCTAACATATTATTATTGGATGAGCCTACCAACCATTTGAATTTAGAGTCCATTCAATGGCTTGAAAACTTTTTAGCAAAATTTGATGGGACAGTTATTGTTGTATCCCATGATCGGCACTTTTTAAATCAAGTTTGTACACATATTGCTGATATTGATTTTGGAAAAATACAGTTGTACGTGGGTAATTATGATTTTTGGTATGAATCTAGTCAATTAGCATTAAAATTGATGCAAGAAAAAAATAAAAAAACAGAAGAAAAACGAAAAGAGTTAGAAGCTTTTATAGCCCGTTTCAGTGCCAATGCTTCAAAGTCTAAACAGGCGACTTCACGAGGTAAACAACTAGAAAAATTGAAGTTAGAGGATATCAGACCTTCTAATCGTAAATATCCTTTTATTAACTTTAAATCTGAAAGAGAAGCTGGGAAACAGTTATTATTTATTGAAGACTTAACAGTTTCTCAGGAAAGTGATTTGATATTAAATAAAATGAACCTTGTTGTAAATAAAGGGGATAAAATCGCTTTTGTAGGACCAAATGGAATACCAAAAACAACATTATTTAAAACATTAATGGGTGAAATGGAACCAACTGACGGTTCTTACACTTGGGGGGTTACAACTTCTCAAGCCTATTTTCCAAAAGATAACTCGGAATATTTTGATGTGGATTTAAATTTAGTGGATTGGCTTCGCCAATATTCCAAGGATCAAGATGAATCATTTATTCGTGGGTTTTTAGGAAGAATGTTATTCTCTGGTGAAGAAGCATTGAAAAAATGTAATGTTCTTTCTGGGGGAGAGAAGGTACGTTGTATGTTATCTAAGATGATGCTTAGTGCAGCAAATGTTTTAATTTTAGATGAACCTACCAATCATCTTGACTTAGAATCCATTACAGCCTTGAATAATGGTCTTGTTCAATTTGATGGTACAATGTTGTTTGTATCCCATGACCATCAATTTATTCAAACTATAGCAAATCGAATTGTAGAAATTACACCTAATGGGTTAATTGATAAACAAATGAGTTATGATGAGTATTTGGAAAGCTCTGAAGTTCAAGGTTTACGTGAAAAGATGTACAGCGTAACAACAGGTTAA